One window from the genome of Commensalibacter oyaizuii encodes:
- a CDS encoding bifunctional [glutamine synthetase] adenylyltransferase/[glutamine synthetase]-adenylyl-L-tyrosine phosphorylase has product MLNKLSITLQFKKQQETYRHMPTSSPSHTPWFHKNWPKPTDQRSADILLEDIKKIWIQQEKDPLVLSHDKVIELIHGIGGNSPYLSDLILKDIEFFDFLLQHGPDEACKTTFAQLHAFSTQESRQATARILRITKQKIALSCAIADIGNLWSLQEITLTLSNLAQATLNLAVNHLLLQLHQSKKITLPHPETPDKNSGFIVLGMGKLGAKELNYSSDIDLIILYDPDLYPDNDELNTIFVRMTRQLVTLMEERDENGYVFRTDLRLRPDPSSSPLAVSLPAAITYYESLGQTWERTAMSKARPIAGDIAAGYAFLEAIRPFIWRRHLDFTVIDDIHAMKNRIDQHKKIGKCNLSQLPPNLADDLALEWLTGQNIKLGHGGIREIEFCPQTMQLVWGGRFPELQDSTTVGGLKKLVEKDLIPSASTQKLINAYELLRKTEHRLQMQNDYQTHSLPDNLEEVKKFSVFMGYDNPEQFARELFPLMHHVRITFDGLFAAPEHKERYVLDMPTHELKEYLNNKGFPDEAATILQSWNGSGPRALRTAKARTILTNVLPQILDAFANERNPLLILQRFDTLLARHRAGIQLLSLFERNPALIKRLSSIIGTSHFIAEYIANNPSALDALLEVNIVKSRFNLQKTIRDYLKNSESYIDALPALHSLVHSEEFRLSVARIENQLGLNKTHILRTAMANTIMKALLDKVTKEHQQKYGIVPDGGICIVVLGKAGSWEMASGSDLDLMLIFDHPTETYESVCTPNAIPAQRSLSTNNYYIRLTQTFITAITNAGTAGPLYEVDMRLRPSGSKGPVAVSLSSFERYHKEEAWTWERMALTRARVIGGSVQLQKRVMAAINHALSTPPHQYSNQAILQDVANMRARLLRDAPPSSPWDIKHLTGGLMEVEFIAQALQLTARDAVVRHPCTRIALRRLANHGYLSPKEAKTLIKADHFWRNTQSLLRIFFGKHPPQDLSNEVTPTIIEVLSRDLLKKSKRHTDNPLQTIQEKAHKIGQQVRKIFIKTVGPLP; this is encoded by the coding sequence ATGTTGAACAAACTATCAATCACTTTACAATTTAAAAAACAACAGGAAACATACCGTCATATGCCAACATCGTCCCCATCACATACCCCATGGTTTCACAAAAATTGGCCTAAACCAACGGATCAACGTTCTGCTGATATTCTTCTTGAGGATATAAAGAAAATATGGATACAACAAGAAAAAGATCCTTTGGTGTTAAGTCACGATAAGGTCATAGAATTAATCCATGGAATTGGTGGGAACAGTCCCTATTTATCAGATTTAATCCTAAAAGACATCGAATTCTTTGATTTTCTACTGCAACACGGTCCAGACGAAGCATGCAAAACCACTTTTGCACAGCTACACGCTTTTTCTACACAAGAATCACGCCAAGCAACCGCCAGAATATTACGAATTACCAAGCAAAAAATTGCCCTTAGCTGTGCCATTGCGGATATCGGTAATCTTTGGTCTTTACAAGAAATAACCTTAACCCTTAGTAATTTAGCCCAAGCAACCTTAAATCTGGCTGTTAATCACCTTTTATTACAACTGCATCAAAGCAAAAAAATCACCCTACCCCATCCTGAAACACCTGATAAAAACAGCGGTTTTATTGTACTTGGCATGGGAAAATTAGGTGCAAAGGAGCTTAACTATTCTTCTGATATTGATCTGATTATTTTGTATGATCCTGACTTATATCCTGATAATGACGAGTTAAATACGATTTTTGTTCGCATGACCCGACAGCTTGTGACTTTAATGGAAGAACGCGATGAAAACGGATATGTCTTCCGCACAGATTTACGACTGCGTCCTGATCCATCGTCGTCGCCCCTTGCCGTATCATTGCCTGCAGCGATTACTTATTATGAAAGCCTTGGTCAAACATGGGAAAGAACTGCAATGAGCAAAGCCAGACCCATTGCAGGGGATATTGCCGCAGGTTATGCATTTTTAGAAGCTATCCGCCCCTTTATCTGGCGCAGGCATCTAGATTTTACCGTCATTGACGATATTCATGCGATGAAAAATCGTATTGACCAACATAAAAAAATTGGCAAATGTAATCTCTCCCAACTCCCTCCCAATCTTGCCGATGATCTTGCTTTAGAGTGGTTGACTGGCCAAAATATTAAATTAGGACATGGTGGAATTAGAGAAATTGAATTCTGCCCTCAAACAATGCAATTGGTTTGGGGGGGACGTTTTCCTGAATTACAGGACTCTACCACTGTCGGGGGGCTAAAAAAACTCGTTGAAAAAGATCTAATTCCTTCGGCTTCAACCCAAAAATTAATCAACGCTTATGAATTGCTACGTAAAACAGAACACCGCTTGCAAATGCAAAATGACTATCAAACGCACTCCCTTCCTGATAATTTAGAGGAGGTAAAAAAATTCTCAGTCTTTATGGGATATGATAACCCAGAACAATTTGCTCGTGAATTGTTTCCTCTAATGCATCACGTACGTATAACATTTGATGGTCTTTTCGCTGCTCCAGAGCATAAAGAACGATACGTCTTGGATATGCCTACCCACGAATTAAAAGAATATCTTAATAATAAAGGTTTTCCTGATGAAGCTGCAACTATTCTACAATCGTGGAACGGCAGTGGTCCCAGGGCCCTAAGAACAGCAAAAGCAAGAACGATTTTAACCAATGTGTTACCTCAAATTTTAGATGCCTTTGCTAACGAAAGAAACCCTTTACTTATTTTACAGCGATTTGATACTTTGTTGGCACGTCATCGTGCAGGTATACAATTGCTTTCTTTGTTTGAACGAAACCCTGCCTTAATTAAACGGCTTTCATCTATCATAGGAACATCACATTTTATAGCAGAATATATTGCAAATAATCCTTCAGCACTGGATGCTTTATTAGAAGTAAATATTGTTAAAAGCCGCTTTAATTTGCAAAAAACTATTCGTGATTATTTGAAAAATTCTGAATCTTACATTGATGCATTACCAGCATTGCACAGCTTGGTTCACAGTGAAGAATTCAGATTATCAGTTGCACGTATTGAAAATCAACTAGGGTTAAATAAAACCCATATTTTACGTACGGCCATGGCCAATACCATCATGAAGGCATTACTTGATAAAGTTACTAAAGAACATCAACAGAAATACGGTATTGTTCCCGATGGTGGTATTTGTATTGTTGTTTTAGGTAAAGCAGGTTCGTGGGAAATGGCTTCGGGATCTGATCTGGATTTAATGTTAATCTTTGATCACCCCACCGAAACATATGAAAGTGTCTGCACCCCAAACGCAATCCCAGCCCAGCGATCTTTATCGACAAATAATTATTATATCCGTTTAACCCAAACATTTATCACAGCCATTACCAATGCTGGAACAGCTGGCCCATTATACGAGGTTGACATGCGTTTGCGTCCCTCTGGCAGTAAAGGTCCAGTTGCGGTTTCCCTTTCCTCTTTTGAACGATATCACAAAGAAGAAGCATGGACATGGGAACGGATGGCTTTAACGCGCGCACGCGTTATTGGTGGCTCTGTTCAGTTACAAAAACGCGTTATGGCTGCAATTAATCACGCCTTATCAACCCCCCCGCATCAATATAGCAACCAAGCTATCTTACAAGATGTTGCCAACATGAGGGCACGGTTATTACGTGATGCCCCCCCTTCCAGTCCGTGGGACATCAAGCATCTAACAGGTGGGTTGATGGAAGTTGAATTTATTGCCCAAGCCTTACAATTAACTGCTCGCGATGCGGTAGTACGCCATCCTTGCACCCGTATTGCTTTGCGTCGATTGGCAAATCATGGATATTTATCCCCCAAAGAAGCAAAAACTTTAATCAAAGCAGATCACTTTTGGCGCAATACACAAAGTTTACTACGAATCTTTTTTGGAAAACATCCACCACAAGATTTATCAAATGAAGTTACCCCAACCATCATAGAAGTATTATCCAGAGATTTATTAAAAAAATCCAAAAGACATACTGATAACCCTCTACAAACCATACAAGAAAAAGCCCACAAAATTGGTCAACAAGTTCGTAAGATTTTTATTAAAACTGTTGGGCCTTTACCATAA
- the bcp gene encoding thioredoxin-dependent thiol peroxidase yields the protein MTQLTEGAKAPDFNMPTQLNNSISLASLQGKKFILYFYPKADTSGCTKEACAFEENLAALNDLNIPVIGVSKDPVKKLQAFANKYNLTFPLASDEGGSVTENYGVWVEKSMYGRKYMGIERTTFLIDEQGKILKIWPKVKVTGHVEEVLQAAKTI from the coding sequence ATGACTCAATTAACCGAAGGTGCAAAAGCACCCGATTTCAATATGCCTACGCAGTTAAATAATTCAATCTCTCTTGCTTCGTTACAGGGAAAGAAATTTATTCTTTATTTTTATCCAAAAGCCGATACATCAGGATGCACCAAAGAAGCATGTGCCTTTGAAGAGAATTTAGCTGCTTTAAATGATTTAAATATCCCAGTCATTGGGGTTTCCAAAGACCCAGTAAAAAAATTACAAGCCTTTGCCAACAAATACAACCTAACATTCCCCCTAGCCTCTGATGAAGGGGGAAGTGTCACTGAAAATTATGGTGTTTGGGTCGAAAAATCCATGTATGGACGCAAATATATGGGTATTGAACGCACAACCTTTTTAATTGATGAGCAGGGTAAAATTCTTAAAATCTGGCCTAAAGTTAAAGTTACAGGTCACGTTGAAGAGGTTTTACAAGCCGCAAAAACAATATAA
- a CDS encoding DUF4412 domain-containing protein produces MPSPLQKIIQQHHLISLGTGMIAALGSFGSFFVTFDGMAQDTMQRPLFMPTRDATVVYAVQPENSPLVQTRKIYFSGNGNTLRIDGPNHIGMTIVDSAKKTAIVIANKSKVYTVIPSKSGQSGLFLDDNMKFVKKGSDRVAGILCDRWKVTGSKGKSDVCITKDGVLLQQEGVDADGQEGKTVAISVDYNALPASTFQVPVGYQQIKLPERKGDVPALVTPNSNGQPLSPIKAQPLDPSKGVKVNANENPFITPQRDVDVVYAIAAAMPGLPPFHQRMRWSVGEWKQRIDSQGVDTYMITDYRKRELVVLNPELRKKTTMPAPGDAILAPGQKPSGDYIKVGEATVAGQHCNEWQIVDSEGNPNDICYTDDGVMLRVVRNNIPLVVALKVAYAPQDSKLFNVPTNLKELAPAHP; encoded by the coding sequence ATGCCATCACCTTTGCAAAAAATTATTCAACAACATCATTTGATATCGCTTGGGACGGGGATGATTGCTGCCTTGGGATCTTTTGGATCTTTTTTTGTGACTTTTGATGGTATGGCACAAGATACAATGCAACGACCTTTATTTATGCCAACGCGGGATGCGACGGTCGTTTATGCTGTGCAACCTGAAAATTCACCCTTAGTACAAACACGCAAAATATATTTCTCTGGCAATGGAAACACCTTACGAATTGATGGTCCAAATCATATTGGAATGACGATCGTTGATTCAGCAAAAAAAACGGCCATCGTGATTGCCAATAAATCCAAAGTATATACAGTCATTCCCAGTAAGTCTGGGCAATCTGGTTTGTTTTTAGATGATAATATGAAATTTGTGAAAAAAGGATCAGATCGGGTTGCTGGGATTTTATGTGATCGTTGGAAGGTTACCGGCAGTAAAGGTAAATCTGACGTTTGTATTACAAAAGATGGAGTTTTATTACAGCAAGAGGGCGTTGACGCTGATGGTCAAGAGGGAAAAACGGTTGCCATTTCCGTCGATTATAATGCTTTACCCGCATCTACTTTTCAGGTGCCTGTTGGTTATCAACAAATCAAGTTACCTGAACGAAAAGGGGACGTCCCTGCATTGGTTACCCCCAACAGTAATGGTCAACCTTTAAGTCCAATAAAGGCACAACCTCTTGATCCAAGTAAGGGGGTTAAGGTAAATGCAAATGAAAATCCATTTATCACCCCACAACGTGATGTGGATGTTGTTTATGCAATTGCCGCTGCAATGCCTGGGTTACCACCGTTTCATCAACGGATGCGGTGGTCGGTTGGCGAATGGAAACAACGTATAGATTCCCAAGGCGTTGATACGTATATGATTACTGATTATCGTAAACGTGAATTGGTTGTTTTAAATCCAGAGCTTAGGAAAAAAACTACGATGCCTGCACCTGGGGATGCCATTTTAGCACCTGGTCAAAAACCATCTGGTGATTATATCAAAGTGGGCGAAGCAACGGTTGCAGGGCAACATTGTAACGAATGGCAAATTGTTGATAGCGAGGGAAACCCCAATGATATTTGTTACACAGATGACGGGGTTATGTTAAGGGTTGTTCGTAATAACATCCCATTAGTGGTAGCATTGAAAGTAGCGTATGCACCGCAAGATTCTAAATTATTTAATGTGCCGACCAATTTGAAAGAATTGGCACCAGCACATCCATAA
- the aat gene encoding leucyl/phenylalanyl-tRNA--protein transferase: MLDKPQLTSELLLNAYKEGIFPMADDRDDPQLYWYRPEQRGIIPLDQFHLPRRLARTVLADLYEVKVDTNFEAVIDGCACPAKGREETWINQPIRLLFSDLFERGYAHTVEVWDGINLIGGLYGLAIGQAFFGESMFSRKRDASKIALVHLVARLRLGGFQLLDTQFMTTHLTQFGGYEIDEIEYDYRLKRSICQSAQWLDNQWKADIFQEIKAMRASAWQM; this comes from the coding sequence ATGTTAGACAAACCACAATTAACCTCAGAGCTTTTGTTAAATGCCTATAAGGAAGGAATATTCCCTATGGCAGACGACAGGGATGATCCGCAACTATATTGGTATCGTCCAGAACAAAGAGGGATTATTCCCTTAGATCAATTTCACCTTCCCAGAAGATTGGCTAGAACGGTGCTGGCTGATTTGTATGAGGTCAAAGTTGATACGAATTTTGAGGCAGTGATTGACGGTTGTGCCTGCCCCGCCAAGGGGAGAGAGGAAACATGGATTAATCAGCCTATACGTTTATTGTTTTCTGATTTATTTGAACGGGGATACGCTCATACAGTCGAGGTATGGGACGGTATTAATTTAATTGGTGGTCTGTATGGTTTAGCCATTGGGCAGGCTTTTTTTGGTGAAAGTATGTTTTCACGTAAACGGGATGCCTCTAAAATAGCATTGGTGCATTTGGTTGCTCGGTTACGGTTGGGTGGTTTTCAGTTACTTGATACACAATTCATGACAACACACCTGACGCAATTCGGTGGATATGAAATTGACGAAATTGAATATGATTATCGTTTAAAAAGATCAATCTGCCAATCTGCACAATGGTTGGATAATCAATGGAAAGCCGATATTTTTCAAGAAATCAAAGCAATGCGTGCCTCTGCTTGGCAAATGTAA
- a CDS encoding EcsC family protein encodes MSTENHTSIMPIALKDNEVQELNAALDKLESGRSVLLRLADIMGGAVGHAVKLGGRSLGISANFQQKVQNLADNAIQCAFDVAVVGMDPKLNLFKDIQKYKKIRNTAVQAMVVTSGAVGGFAGLTGMLPDISFTTLALMREIACIAQEEGEDLNSEETRRACLEVFALRSFGNIGRAHDESELGFFSARLMLRGRPMVLLMADISYQYGLSLSQKLSLQMMPVVSALCGASLNAAFLAHYRSLARVHFIARRLERNHGPLAKETIEFIRKQRFNQYSAV; translated from the coding sequence ATGAGCACAGAAAATCATACCAGTATAATGCCAATTGCTTTAAAGGATAACGAAGTTCAGGAATTAAACGCTGCTTTGGACAAATTAGAGTCTGGAAGAAGTGTTCTATTACGTTTGGCTGATATTATGGGAGGGGCTGTTGGTCATGCTGTCAAATTAGGTGGCCGCAGCCTAGGGATTTCAGCAAATTTTCAACAAAAGGTACAGAACCTTGCTGATAACGCTATTCAATGTGCGTTTGATGTTGCGGTTGTGGGGATGGACCCTAAATTAAATTTGTTCAAAGACATCCAAAAATACAAGAAGATACGTAATACCGCTGTACAAGCAATGGTCGTAACATCGGGGGCTGTGGGTGGATTTGCTGGGTTAACAGGAATGTTGCCTGATATTAGCTTTACAACCTTGGCTTTGATGCGTGAAATCGCCTGTATTGCTCAAGAAGAAGGGGAAGATTTAAATAGTGAAGAAACCAGACGGGCATGTTTAGAAGTTTTTGCGTTGCGTTCATTTGGAAATATTGGTCGGGCACATGATGAAAGTGAATTGGGATTCTTTTCTGCACGTTTGATGTTGCGTGGTCGCCCTATGGTTTTACTAATGGCAGATATTTCTTATCAATATGGACTTAGTCTTTCCCAAAAACTTAGTTTACAAATGATGCCTGTGGTCAGTGCGCTATGTGGGGCATCGTTAAATGCAGCATTCCTAGCTCATTATCGTTCTTTGGCGCGCGTGCATTTTATTGCCCGTCGTTTGGAACGTAATCATGGTCCTTTGGCCAAGGAAACTATAGAATTTATCCGTAAGCAGCGTTTTAATCAGTATTCTGCCGTATAA
- the rnhA gene encoding ribonuclease HI, which produces MDNIVSQVSSGQIVEIWTDGGCAPNPGPGGWGVLLRFRGSEREIKGGELETTNNRMELTAAAVALETLTRPCHVELYTDSEYVRRGITEWLAGWKKNGWRTAAKKPVANVDLWQRLEQAAQKHDVCWHWVKGHAGVAENERVDELATLARQELTGS; this is translated from the coding sequence ATGGATAATATCGTGTCACAGGTTTCGTCCGGTCAGATTGTTGAAATATGGACAGATGGCGGATGCGCACCCAATCCAGGGCCTGGTGGGTGGGGGGTTTTGTTACGGTTTCGTGGTTCCGAGCGTGAAATAAAAGGTGGAGAACTCGAAACAACGAATAATCGTATGGAGCTTACTGCCGCTGCTGTGGCTTTGGAAACCTTAACCAGACCATGTCATGTTGAACTTTATACAGATAGTGAGTACGTGCGACGTGGAATTACTGAATGGCTGGCTGGATGGAAGAAAAATGGCTGGAGGACAGCTGCTAAAAAACCAGTAGCCAATGTAGATTTATGGCAGCGTTTGGAACAAGCTGCTCAAAAACACGATGTTTGTTGGCACTGGGTTAAGGGGCATGCGGGGGTTGCTGAAAATGAACGCGTTGATGAATTAGCAACGCTAGCTAGGCAAGAACTTACCGGTTCCTAA
- a CDS encoding homoserine kinase, which translates to MAVYTQVSEQEVIQCLKNYDIGTLVMLKGIAQGVENSNFLLKTTSGQYILTLYEKRVDPQELPWYLDLMGHLVKNGVSCPLPVQDKRGNALTVLAGRPAAIVTFLEGKETSEITPDHCFALGKAIAKLHKAGEGFEQYRKNNVGPDSWLGLLEKITGLGHDDLVQEIKPVLMDILAQWPTDQEQLPTGQIHADIFPDNVFFKDNQLSGFIDFYFACTDLLAYDLAIALNAWCFTEDGQCLTNCVQALIAGYETIRPLTEIEKKYFSVLNMGAALRFLLTRLHDWIHTPSTALVTPKDPKPYLYRLRYHQTLNLVANG; encoded by the coding sequence ATGGCTGTTTATACACAAGTCAGCGAACAAGAAGTGATCCAATGTCTGAAAAATTATGATATTGGCACGCTTGTTATGCTCAAGGGAATTGCACAAGGGGTCGAAAATAGCAACTTTTTGTTAAAAACGACATCAGGGCAATATATTTTAACACTGTATGAAAAACGCGTTGATCCACAAGAATTGCCTTGGTATTTGGATTTGATGGGTCATTTGGTTAAAAATGGAGTATCTTGTCCTTTACCAGTGCAAGACAAACGTGGAAATGCATTAACTGTTTTGGCTGGTCGTCCAGCGGCTATTGTTACCTTCTTAGAAGGTAAAGAAACTTCAGAAATTACACCTGATCATTGCTTTGCCTTGGGCAAGGCAATTGCAAAATTGCATAAGGCAGGTGAGGGGTTTGAACAATATCGTAAAAATAATGTTGGGCCAGACTCTTGGCTAGGATTACTTGAAAAAATTACTGGGCTTGGACATGATGATTTAGTGCAAGAGATAAAGCCTGTATTAATGGATATTCTTGCTCAATGGCCAACGGATCAGGAACAATTACCAACAGGTCAAATTCATGCAGATATTTTCCCTGATAATGTATTTTTCAAAGATAATCAGTTAAGTGGCTTTATAGATTTTTACTTTGCGTGTACTGATTTACTTGCCTACGATTTAGCAATAGCTTTGAATGCATGGTGTTTTACAGAAGATGGGCAATGTTTAACAAATTGTGTGCAGGCATTAATTGCAGGGTATGAAACGATTCGTCCTTTAACTGAAATTGAAAAAAAGTATTTTTCAGTTTTAAATATGGGGGCGGCATTACGTTTTTTATTAACACGGTTGCATGATTGGATTCATACCCCTTCAACTGCACTGGTCACTCCTAAAGATCCCAAGCCTTATTTATATCGATTAAGATATCATCAAACGCTTAACTTGGTTGCTAATGGATAA
- the ispH gene encoding 4-hydroxy-3-methylbut-2-enyl diphosphate reductase, producing the protein MPNQNIDASIEHSRALKVLLAGPRGFCAGVDRAIRVVEEALRRYGAPVYVRHEIVHNRTVVENLEKKGAIFVEELDEVPEDAHVVFSAHGVPKTVPLEAVRRNLLYLDATCPLVSKVHREAERHFADGGANSRHILMIGHAGHPEVVGTMGQLPVGAVTLIKDADEARTVQPENPDRLAFITQTTLSVDDTAEIVAILRERFPKIEGPKREDICYATTNRQEAVKRIAPECDLVLVIGSPNSSNSQRLREVAERSGAPKALLIPKLENLEWDALDGVNVLGITAGASAPETLVQEIIEALSQKFTLDIEERIVKEEHVTFSLPAPLG; encoded by the coding sequence ATGCCTAATCAAAATATTGATGCTTCTATTGAGCATTCTCGTGCATTAAAAGTCTTGTTGGCAGGACCACGCGGTTTTTGTGCAGGGGTCGATCGTGCCATTCGTGTGGTTGAAGAGGCGTTGCGCAGGTATGGTGCCCCCGTATACGTACGTCACGAGATTGTCCATAATCGAACCGTAGTTGAAAATTTAGAAAAAAAGGGTGCTATCTTTGTCGAGGAACTCGACGAGGTGCCAGAAGACGCACATGTTGTTTTTTCAGCTCATGGGGTACCAAAAACCGTTCCTTTAGAGGCAGTACGTCGGAATTTATTATATTTGGATGCAACTTGTCCTTTGGTTTCCAAAGTACACAGAGAGGCCGAACGTCATTTTGCAGATGGTGGGGCGAATTCCCGTCATATTTTGATGATTGGACATGCAGGACATCCTGAAGTTGTTGGCACAATGGGGCAATTACCCGTTGGAGCTGTAACATTAATCAAGGATGCTGACGAAGCCCGAACAGTACAGCCAGAAAATCCCGATCGTTTGGCATTTATTACACAAACAACCTTATCGGTTGATGACACTGCTGAAATTGTTGCTATTTTACGTGAACGTTTTCCTAAAATAGAGGGGCCAAAACGCGAAGATATTTGTTACGCTACGACGAATCGTCAAGAAGCAGTTAAACGTATCGCTCCAGAATGTGATCTGGTTTTGGTTATTGGATCGCCTAATTCATCAAATTCACAGCGTTTACGAGAGGTTGCAGAACGTTCTGGTGCACCCAAAGCTTTATTAATTCCTAAATTAGAGAATTTAGAGTGGGATGCATTGGACGGTGTTAATGTTTTGGGGATTACAGCAGGGGCCTCTGCACCAGAGACATTGGTTCAAGAGATTATTGAAGCACTATCTCAAAAATTTACATTGGATATTGAAGAACGCATTGTTAAAGAAGAACATGTTACGTTCAGTTTGCCAGCACCCTTAGGATAA
- a CDS encoding acetyl-CoA hydrolase/transferase family protein → MSNDKRIHHLGLQRKVCSAEEAAQWINPGDIIGTSGFTGSGYPKIVPGALAARIKQAHEQGKEFKIKLLTGASTGPELDGVLAEVNGVSYRTPFNTDPKMRKRINDGDTNYLDMHLSYVAPLYRSGALGDMDVAIIELSSIRADGTLVASTAVGNNQLWLNSAKKVILEVNHWQRAELEGMHDIWEVSPTFPQKIVPIVNPHDRIGNPYMTVDLDKVVAIVETNAPDRNAPFSPSDGNARAIAGHLMEFFNYEIKKGKMPQQLLPLQSGIGNVANAVMEALSQGHFENLSAYTEVIQDGMLSMLETGKMRIASATSFSLSPEKAQYFNDNIQKFRQKIILRPQEISNHPEVIRRIGCIAMNGAIEADIFGNVNSTHIMGSRMMNGIGGSGDFTRNAYVSIFMTPSLAKDGNISSIVPMVPRVDHISQDVQVIVTEQGLADLRGLSPRCRAKVIIENCAHPTYKPLLTEYYKLGLKNTPMQTPHFLREALSWHEKFVSTGTMLPK, encoded by the coding sequence ATGAGTAACGATAAACGCATTCATCATTTAGGATTACAACGTAAAGTTTGCAGTGCTGAAGAAGCCGCACAATGGATCAATCCTGGTGATATTATAGGAACTAGCGGTTTTACAGGATCAGGATATCCCAAAATAGTGCCAGGAGCACTAGCAGCGCGTATCAAACAGGCCCATGAACAGGGAAAAGAATTTAAAATAAAGTTATTAACAGGGGCATCTACAGGTCCTGAACTTGACGGTGTCTTGGCTGAAGTTAATGGTGTTTCTTATCGTACCCCGTTTAATACAGATCCCAAGATGCGTAAACGTATTAATGACGGTGATACCAATTATTTAGATATGCATTTAAGTTATGTTGCTCCTTTATATCGCAGCGGTGCGTTGGGTGATATGGATGTAGCGATTATTGAATTATCCAGCATTCGTGCTGATGGTACTTTGGTTGCATCAACAGCGGTGGGTAATAATCAATTATGGTTAAATAGTGCCAAAAAAGTTATTTTAGAGGTTAATCATTGGCAACGGGCTGAATTAGAAGGGATGCACGATATTTGGGAAGTATCCCCAACTTTCCCGCAGAAAATAGTTCCTATTGTTAATCCACATGATCGTATTGGTAACCCTTATATGACGGTGGATCTTGATAAAGTGGTGGCTATTGTTGAAACAAATGCCCCAGATCGCAATGCGCCTTTTTCCCCATCAGATGGTAATGCCCGTGCGATTGCTGGGCATTTAATGGAATTTTTTAATTATGAAATTAAAAAGGGTAAAATGCCCCAGCAGTTGTTACCACTGCAGTCCGGCATTGGGAACGTTGCTAACGCAGTGATGGAAGCCCTTAGTCAGGGACACTTTGAAAATCTAAGTGCTTATACCGAAGTTATACAAGATGGTATGCTTAGTATGTTGGAAACGGGAAAAATGCGTATTGCTTCGGCAACTTCGTTTTCGTTAAGTCCAGAAAAAGCACAATATTTTAATGATAATATTCAAAAATTCCGTCAAAAAATTATTTTAAGACCTCAGGAGATTAGTAACCATCCCGAAGTTATTCGCCGTATTGGATGTATTGCCATGAATGGTGCTATTGAGGCTGATATTTTTGGGAACGTTAATTCAACGCATATTATGGGATCACGAATGATGAATGGTATTGGTGGTTCTGGTGATTTTACGCGTAATGCGTATGTATCTATATTTATGACCCCTTCATTGGCTAAAGATGGGAATATTTCATCTATTGTGCCCATGGTTCCTAGGGTTGATCATATTTCACAAGATGTGCAAGTTATCGTAACCGAGCAAGGGCTAGCTGATTTACGCGGTCTATCCCCAAGATGTCGAGCCAAGGTTATTATTGAGAATTGTGCGCATCCCACTTATAAACCTCTTTTAACGGAATATTATAAATTAGGGTTAAAAAATACGCCGATGCAAACCCCTCACTTTTTAAGAGAGGCACTATCATGGCATGAAAAATTTGTTTCTACAGGAACGATGTTGCCGAAATAA